One Aquisediminimonas profunda genomic region harbors:
- a CDS encoding cytochrome P450 — protein MPTHAPFIPVQPPRTADWVPGWRGLFGERLRNTIYGWPEPAFDEFYRKRRILGFTVHIVTDPDMVERVLLGNKENYLRPRIAQRILSPLIGNGLLSAEGEDWKKQRRIVAPTFAPGAVAKMSATIAAVAARQTGDWLRGTIRTDMACAATDATMHIIADTLFSSDARLTTRAAGEHIDNLVLASGQARISTILGLQDLDISPVMARARRGRVYLRSTLTALVRERGPTGGADDFFGGLIRSLYEQFPAAQAEALAVDNAITFYVAGHETTANALAWTMYLLAAQPWLQEEARAEAVMALDGDIETLADRLPLLRQILDEALRLYPPAPRFDREAQTADQLGNAEIAAGDLISLWPWVMHRHRKLWDNPDAFDHTRFATDAKARLHRFQYLPFGGGQRVCVGARFAIVEALIILAHWLAARRFSLPADFVPYPMGTVTLRPKGGMWLQMEPI, from the coding sequence ATGCCGACGCATGCACCATTCATCCCGGTTCAACCGCCCCGAACTGCGGACTGGGTGCCGGGTTGGCGCGGGTTGTTTGGAGAGCGGCTCCGCAACACTATTTATGGCTGGCCTGAACCTGCCTTTGACGAGTTTTATCGAAAGCGCCGTATTCTTGGCTTTACCGTCCACATCGTCACCGATCCGGACATGGTCGAGCGCGTGCTGCTTGGCAACAAGGAGAATTATCTACGCCCGCGGATCGCGCAGAGGATACTGTCTCCCCTGATCGGCAATGGGCTTCTTTCTGCCGAAGGAGAGGATTGGAAAAAGCAACGGCGGATCGTTGCACCGACCTTTGCGCCGGGCGCTGTTGCCAAAATGTCGGCAACAATTGCTGCGGTCGCTGCAAGACAAACAGGCGACTGGTTGCGCGGGACAATCCGGACAGACATGGCTTGCGCAGCGACTGATGCAACGATGCACATCATTGCCGACACGCTTTTTTCAAGCGACGCACGCCTGACGACCCGCGCTGCTGGAGAGCATATCGACAACCTCGTCCTGGCCAGCGGACAGGCACGCATATCGACGATTCTCGGACTGCAGGATTTGGACATCAGCCCTGTCATGGCGCGCGCGCGGCGTGGCCGTGTCTATTTGCGCAGCACGTTGACAGCGCTCGTGCGCGAACGCGGGCCGACGGGCGGTGCAGACGATTTCTTCGGTGGGCTCATTCGCTCGCTGTATGAACAGTTTCCGGCAGCACAGGCCGAAGCGCTAGCGGTTGACAATGCCATCACTTTTTATGTGGCCGGCCATGAGACAACGGCCAACGCGCTCGCCTGGACAATGTACCTGCTCGCGGCTCAGCCGTGGCTGCAGGAAGAAGCACGGGCCGAGGCGGTAATGGCTCTTGACGGGGATATTGAAACACTTGCGGATCGCCTGCCGTTGCTGCGGCAGATTTTGGACGAAGCGTTGCGACTCTATCCACCGGCGCCGCGTTTCGATCGCGAAGCGCAAACTGCGGACCAGCTTGGAAATGCTGAAATTGCAGCGGGTGACCTGATTTCTCTGTGGCCTTGGGTGATGCACAGGCATCGCAAGCTGTGGGACAATCCCGACGCGTTTGACCATACGCGCTTCGCGACTGACGCCAAGGCCAGGCTTCACCGTTTCCAGTACTTGCCGTTCGGTGGCGGACAGCGCGTATGCGTCGGCGCGCGATTTGCCATTGTCGAGGCTCTGATCATTCTTGCGCATTGGCTTGCTGCGCGTCGCTTTTCGCTGCCGGCCGACTTTGTGCCCTACCCGATGGGGACGGTTACGCTCAGGCCCAAGGGCGGCATGTGGCTTCAGATGGAACCGATCTAG
- a CDS encoding AraC family transcriptional regulator translates to MLHFHDFDMMVRGGSIALLVLWSWLLLRDHWRALPARLAVAMNFSIACHVIATVPGQAPFGFIINWVVELGSVTVPALFWLFARTWFNDERKISAASWALLPVCMILLILVEANLGTRTLTFYASAAVLRLFMFGFAIAGLWIAWKGREDDLVEERRRLRIQMIGAVGAYVVLTNAVEVAVFNGFAPEFLRSLLQFGIVVLTFAFCAAMFTIRRTDLLGPALRSDESAAAPVRDDPLAGRLIAYMENERPYRDETITIAKLAAQLGEPEYRLRRLINGQLGHRNFAAFLNGYRLEEVKAALVDPEQRQVPILTIALDAGFGSLGPFNRAFREVEGMTPTEYRNRDA, encoded by the coding sequence ATGCTGCATTTTCACGATTTCGACATGATGGTCCGCGGTGGCTCAATTGCGCTGCTCGTCTTGTGGAGCTGGTTGCTCCTGCGCGACCATTGGCGCGCATTGCCGGCCAGGTTGGCAGTTGCCATGAATTTCTCGATTGCCTGCCACGTCATCGCGACCGTTCCAGGGCAAGCACCTTTCGGCTTCATCATCAACTGGGTTGTCGAGCTCGGTTCGGTAACTGTGCCTGCCCTCTTTTGGCTGTTCGCACGGACATGGTTCAATGATGAGCGGAAGATCAGCGCGGCTAGCTGGGCCCTTTTGCCTGTCTGCATGATTTTGCTCATCCTGGTAGAGGCGAACCTTGGAACCAGAACTTTGACTTTTTATGCAAGTGCCGCGGTCTTGCGCCTCTTCATGTTTGGCTTTGCGATTGCCGGCCTCTGGATTGCTTGGAAGGGCAGAGAAGACGATCTGGTTGAAGAGCGCCGCCGACTGCGGATCCAGATGATTGGCGCTGTCGGCGCGTATGTCGTTTTGACCAATGCTGTTGAAGTTGCCGTGTTCAATGGGTTTGCCCCGGAATTTCTGCGTTCGCTCCTGCAGTTTGGCATCGTTGTTCTGACCTTCGCTTTTTGCGCCGCCATGTTCACGATCCGCCGCACAGACCTCCTCGGCCCTGCGCTCCGGAGCGATGAAAGTGCGGCCGCGCCCGTTCGCGATGATCCGCTGGCGGGGCGCCTGATCGCCTATATGGAGAATGAGCGACCCTATCGTGACGAGACTATCACAATCGCAAAACTTGCAGCGCAGCTTGGCGAACCGGAATATCGCTTGCGTCGCTTGATCAATGGCCAATTGGGGCATCGCAATTTTGCAGCATTCCTCAACGGGTATCGGCTTGAAGAGGTCAAGGCGGCACTCGTCGATCCGGAGCAGCGGCAGGTGCCCATACTTACGATTGCGCTGGATGCGGGTTTTGGCTCGTTAGGGCCATTCAATCGGGCCTTCCGCGAAGTCGAGGGCATGACGCCGACAGAGTATAGAAACCGTGACGCCTGA
- a CDS encoding sterol desaturase family protein has product MEHATTFLGIAQEKALHLFAFDFGRYAIAASLIAGLVWMLKRTPWRARQIQKRTAKASDFRREFFASARTVLVYVVVSIVVIWAIRHGYMHEMQGSYGLAGNIGMIAAIIVAHDAYFYWSHRAMHHPRLFKQFHRFHHRTVTPTAWAAYSFALPEAFVMALFMPVWLYLVPTPGIVVFIFLIVMILRNCMGHAGLELHARGWASHPVLKWISTTTHHDLHHAGSFNHNFGFYFTFWDKMMGTEHPDYVAVFDRVTGTKPAPKTLVAEIA; this is encoded by the coding sequence ATGGAACACGCAACGACATTTTTGGGTATCGCACAGGAAAAGGCGCTGCACCTTTTTGCCTTCGACTTTGGTCGCTATGCAATTGCAGCGTCTCTCATAGCAGGACTTGTCTGGATGCTGAAGCGGACGCCATGGCGCGCGCGCCAGATCCAGAAGCGCACCGCAAAAGCATCGGATTTCCGTCGGGAGTTTTTCGCTTCGGCGCGCACAGTGCTTGTTTATGTTGTCGTCAGCATAGTTGTAATCTGGGCGATCCGGCACGGCTATATGCACGAAATGCAAGGCAGTTATGGACTGGCTGGCAATATCGGGATGATCGCTGCGATCATTGTCGCCCATGATGCCTATTTCTACTGGAGCCATCGTGCCATGCATCATCCGCGGCTGTTCAAACAATTTCATCGCTTTCATCATCGCACGGTTACCCCGACGGCGTGGGCTGCCTATAGCTTTGCACTTCCCGAAGCCTTTGTGATGGCGCTCTTCATGCCAGTCTGGCTGTATCTTGTGCCGACACCGGGAATCGTGGTTTTCATTTTCCTGATCGTCATGATCCTGCGCAATTGCATGGGGCACGCGGGGCTTGAACTTCATGCACGCGGATGGGCGAGCCACCCGGTTCTCAAGTGGATCAGCACCACGACGCATCACGACCTGCATCATGCCGGCAGCTTCAATCACAATTTCGGTTTCTATTTTACTTTCTGGGACAAGATGATGGGCACTGAACATCCAGACTATGTTGCCGTATTCGACCGTGTCACTGGAACGAAACCGGCACCCAAGACGCTTGTTGCGGAAATCGCCTGA
- a CDS encoding DUF885 domain-containing protein gives MISRTLCALPLAIALFVSAAHAAPADDLQTIIADHWKWWLSINPVQATALGVHDFDDKLGDLSLAEQDREAKAAQAFLDRLSAIPDQALSVADRTNKGVLVRMLSDQVEGNRYGERMILFTTYYGWHQGFAGIADNLPFRTRADYESYLKRLALYPKLNGDAIAISRQAVAKGYVQPCDALAGFEDTITGAVQGEPEDTRFFGPFKRQRPVDMSDAEWTAMQARAVAVIRDVVAPEYAKFAQFYLKDYKPKCRKTVGASAMPQGAAWYAFQARSHTTTNLSPEQIHQIGLSEVARIKAEMVKVATDAGYPSREAFIAKLRTDPAYYAKTPEELLAAASRVAKQIDGKMPQFFGKLPRLPYGVREIPKETAETTTTAYYNGGSPESGIAGNFYVNTSKLSQRPLWELPALTAHEAVPGHHNQIALQQELPLLEFRKNAAGFTAFVEGWGLYSEHLGIEMGLYDTPEKNMGRLSYEMWRACRLVVDTGMHAKGWTKAQAIAFMRDNSALSDANIEAEVNRYISWPGQALGYKLGELKIRELRARAEAALGPKFDLRRFHDAVLGQGPVPLDVLERQITDWIDAETARP, from the coding sequence ATGATCAGCAGGACATTGTGCGCGCTGCCTTTGGCAATCGCCCTTTTTGTTTCGGCAGCGCATGCAGCGCCAGCAGACGATTTGCAGACCATCATCGCCGACCACTGGAAATGGTGGCTTTCGATCAACCCCGTTCAGGCGACCGCACTCGGCGTGCATGATTTTGACGACAAACTGGGTGATCTCAGCCTGGCTGAACAGGACCGCGAGGCAAAGGCAGCGCAGGCATTTCTGGACCGGCTGTCAGCTATTCCCGATCAGGCTCTGTCGGTCGCGGATCGAACGAACAAGGGTGTGCTCGTTCGTATGCTGTCGGATCAGGTAGAGGGAAATCGCTATGGCGAAAGGATGATCCTTTTTACGACCTATTATGGCTGGCACCAGGGTTTTGCGGGAATAGCCGATAATCTGCCGTTTCGTACACGTGCAGACTATGAGAGCTATCTGAAGCGACTTGCACTTTATCCCAAGCTCAATGGCGATGCGATCGCCATATCGCGACAGGCGGTCGCCAAGGGCTATGTTCAGCCTTGCGACGCGCTGGCCGGCTTTGAAGACACGATTACGGGTGCCGTTCAAGGCGAACCCGAGGACACCCGCTTTTTTGGCCCATTCAAGCGTCAGCGGCCTGTTGACATGAGTGACGCTGAATGGACAGCGATGCAAGCGCGAGCGGTTGCGGTCATCCGGGACGTTGTCGCTCCTGAATATGCGAAGTTCGCGCAATTCTACCTCAAAGATTATAAGCCGAAATGCCGCAAGACAGTCGGCGCGTCAGCGATGCCGCAAGGCGCGGCCTGGTATGCGTTTCAGGCGCGCTCGCATACGACGACGAACCTTTCGCCCGAACAGATTCACCAAATAGGCCTCTCAGAGGTTGCGCGGATCAAGGCGGAAATGGTGAAGGTTGCTACGGATGCCGGCTATCCAAGTCGAGAGGCCTTCATCGCCAAATTGCGCACCGATCCGGCATACTATGCCAAGACCCCGGAAGAATTGCTTGCCGCTGCGTCACGAGTGGCCAAGCAGATCGATGGGAAAATGCCTCAATTCTTCGGAAAACTTCCGCGTTTGCCTTATGGCGTGCGGGAGATTCCAAAAGAAACGGCCGAAACCACAACGACCGCATACTATAATGGAGGCTCGCCCGAGAGCGGGATCGCGGGCAATTTCTATGTGAACACGTCAAAGCTGTCTCAACGACCGCTTTGGGAATTGCCCGCGCTGACGGCGCATGAAGCTGTCCCGGGGCATCATAACCAGATCGCATTGCAACAGGAGCTCCCGCTGCTCGAGTTCCGCAAGAATGCTGCTGGATTTACGGCCTTTGTAGAAGGGTGGGGACTCTATTCGGAACATCTCGGGATTGAGATGGGTCTTTACGACACGCCTGAGAAAAATATGGGTCGGCTGTCATACGAGATGTGGCGGGCCTGCCGACTCGTGGTTGATACGGGCATGCATGCCAAAGGTTGGACCAAGGCGCAGGCGATTGCCTTCATGCGGGACAATAGCGCCCTGTCTGATGCCAACATCGAGGCGGAAGTGAACCGCTATATCAGCTGGCCCGGCCAAGCCCTGGGGTACAAGCTGGGCGAACTCAAAATCCGCGAACTTCGGGCGCGCGCCGAAGCTGCCCTTGGTCCCAAATTCGATCTCCGCAGGTTCCACGATGCGGTGCTGGGGCAGGGTCCTGTTCCGCTTGACGTGCTTGAACGCCAGATCACAGACTGGATCGATGCGGAGACCGCGAGGCCCTGA
- a CDS encoding SAM-dependent methyltransferase, with amino-acid sequence MSLLHAVFRRLIKKGVVTLVEADGSRHVFGSPDPFFPDIVVRFNDRRVAFDIVRGPRLGFAEGFMDGRISFEKGDIMDFVGLIRANNPWEKGLDIEKKGPLRRAFKRATRRWNQINFRRQSKRNVAHHYDLSGKLYDLFLDRDRQYSCAYFTDPANSLEQAQEDKKAHIAAKLALSPGQKVLDIGCGWGGMALYLHKHYGVDVLGITLSEEQLEVAQKRAAEAGVSDHVRFELRDYRDLAGSFDRIVSVGMFEHVGVPNYREFFRKCHNLLTSDGVMLLHTIGRMAGPGSTDAFTRKYIFPGGYIPALSEILEGSEPNRMIATDVEVLRLHYAFTLQEWYRRTVAAREQIEALYDERFFRMWTLYLAGAATVFQYGGMVNFQIQYARSRHALPITRDYMMKSH; translated from the coding sequence ATGTCATTACTCCACGCCGTCTTTCGTCGACTGATCAAGAAGGGTGTGGTTACGTTGGTTGAAGCCGACGGCAGCCGTCATGTGTTCGGCTCACCGGATCCATTCTTTCCGGACATTGTTGTTCGTTTCAATGATAGGCGAGTAGCCTTCGATATTGTTCGGGGACCCCGCCTTGGCTTTGCTGAGGGCTTCATGGATGGCCGGATCAGCTTTGAAAAGGGCGACATCATGGACTTTGTTGGCCTGATCCGCGCCAACAATCCCTGGGAAAAGGGGCTCGACATTGAAAAAAAGGGACCGCTCCGGCGCGCTTTCAAGCGCGCGACCCGTCGGTGGAACCAGATCAATTTCCGGCGGCAATCGAAACGCAATGTCGCTCATCATTATGACCTGTCGGGCAAGCTCTACGACTTGTTCCTAGATCGCGACCGGCAATACAGCTGCGCATACTTCACCGATCCCGCCAATAGCCTTGAACAGGCACAGGAAGACAAGAAGGCGCATATTGCGGCCAAACTTGCGCTGTCACCAGGGCAAAAGGTGCTCGACATTGGCTGCGGATGGGGCGGTATGGCTCTTTATCTTCACAAGCATTACGGGGTCGATGTTCTCGGCATAACGCTTTCGGAAGAACAGCTTGAGGTTGCACAAAAACGCGCTGCCGAAGCCGGAGTCTCGGATCATGTCCGCTTTGAACTGCGCGACTATCGCGATCTTGCGGGGTCATTCGATCGTATCGTTTCGGTCGGAATGTTTGAACATGTCGGCGTTCCCAACTACCGTGAGTTCTTCCGCAAGTGCCACAACCTGCTCACCTCCGATGGCGTGATGCTGCTGCACACCATTGGCCGGATGGCTGGCCCAGGCAGCACTGACGCGTTCACGCGCAAATATATCTTCCCCGGTGGTTACATCCCTGCCCTTTCCGAAATCCTGGAAGGCAGCGAGCCGAACAGGATGATTGCGACCGATGTCGAAGTACTGCGACTACACTATGCTTTCACGCTGCAGGAATGGTATCGCCGCACCGTCGCCGCGCGCGAACAGATTGAGGCGCTCTACGATGAGCGCTTTTTCCGGATGTGGACACTTTACCTCGCCGGGGCCGCAACTGTCTTTCAGTATGGCGGGATGGTCAACTTCCAGATCCAGTATGCCCGAAGCCGTCATGCCTTGCCAATTACTCGCGACTACATGATGAAAAGCCACTGA
- a CDS encoding prephenate dehydratase has product MENYPAPARPLVAAMIAESAADPARAVAFQGAPGANSHIAVQQAFPDSIALPCFSFPDAIDAVREGRAAKAMIPIENSLHGRVADIHFLLPESGLVITGEFFLPIHYALMGIGPLEGIKQAISHPQALGQCRHWLRARGIESIAYPDTAGAAARVVELGDPTIAAIAPPGAAKVYGLEILAEALEDSSDNMTRFVILARSGEPAPNEGVVMTTFVFEVKNIPAALYKAMGGFATNGVNMTKLESYQRGSSFAATTFFADIEGHPDDPAVARALEELQFHSRSLRLLGTYPQARKRG; this is encoded by the coding sequence ATGGAAAACTACCCCGCCCCTGCAAGACCGCTCGTTGCCGCCATGATTGCCGAGTCTGCGGCGGATCCTGCAAGGGCAGTCGCATTCCAAGGCGCGCCGGGGGCCAATTCCCACATTGCTGTCCAGCAGGCGTTTCCCGACAGCATTGCCTTGCCATGCTTCAGCTTTCCCGATGCAATCGATGCCGTGCGCGAAGGACGCGCGGCGAAGGCAATGATCCCGATTGAAAATTCTCTTCACGGTCGCGTGGCCGACATTCACTTTCTCTTGCCCGAATCGGGCCTTGTAATCACAGGGGAGTTCTTCCTGCCGATTCACTATGCGCTGATGGGAATTGGCCCTCTTGAAGGCATCAAACAGGCAATCAGCCATCCTCAGGCTCTAGGCCAATGTCGGCATTGGCTGCGGGCCCGCGGCATTGAATCGATCGCATATCCGGACACAGCAGGCGCAGCGGCACGTGTCGTGGAGCTGGGCGACCCGACGATTGCAGCCATAGCGCCACCAGGTGCTGCGAAGGTCTATGGCCTCGAGATTCTCGCTGAAGCACTGGAAGATTCCAGCGACAACATGACGCGCTTCGTCATCCTCGCCAGATCGGGCGAACCCGCTCCCAACGAAGGGGTGGTGATGACAACCTTCGTCTTTGAAGTGAAGAACATCCCGGCGGCGCTGTATAAGGCAATGGGAGGTTTCGCGACGAATGGCGTCAACATGACGAAGCTGGAGAGCTACCAGCGCGGGTCCAGCTTTGCCGCCACGACTTTCTTTGCAGACATAGAGGGACACCCAGATGATCCGGCCGTCGCGCGCGCGTTGGAGGAACTTCAATTCCACTCGCGCTCGCTTCGGTTGCTTGGTACATATCCGCAGGCGCGCAAACGGGGCTGA
- a CDS encoding c-type cytochrome, protein MDDRFNTAAGWALFAGIVALGGTILSGEYFKHEKVEKGGFAVADASPEAGAGGAAAAKPTDFSAGDPVKGAEIFKKCASCHTITPGGAAGVGPNLYGVMGKKHGHMAGFAYSPGMMAMAGVWDWEAMDKWLTSPKKYLEGTKMSFAGLSNPEDRASVIRYINEQGSNLPVPAAPAAEAAAAPAAGADNAAAPAPDAAKK, encoded by the coding sequence ATGGATGATCGTTTCAACACAGCAGCCGGGTGGGCGCTTTTCGCGGGCATTGTTGCGCTGGGAGGAACGATCCTGTCAGGCGAATATTTCAAGCATGAAAAGGTTGAAAAGGGTGGCTTTGCAGTCGCGGATGCTTCTCCCGAGGCAGGCGCTGGTGGCGCAGCTGCCGCAAAGCCCACGGATTTTTCGGCGGGTGATCCTGTAAAAGGTGCCGAAATCTTCAAGAAATGCGCGTCTTGCCACACGATTACCCCGGGTGGCGCGGCCGGGGTAGGTCCGAACCTTTATGGCGTTATGGGCAAGAAGCACGGTCATATGGCTGGCTTTGCCTATTCGCCCGGCATGATGGCCATGGCTGGTGTTTGGGACTGGGAAGCCATGGACAAGTGGCTGACATCTCCCAAAAAATATCTTGAGGGCACGAAAATGAGCTTTGCTGGCCTTTCCAATCCGGAAGACCGTGCAAGTGTCATTCGTTACATCAACGAACAAGGTTCTAATCTGCCGGTCCCGGCGGCACCAGCAGCTGAAGCTGCGGCTGCGCCAGCAGCAGGAGCGGACAACGCTGCCGCGCCTGCCCCCGACGCAGCGAAGAAATAG